Proteins encoded within one genomic window of Haematobia irritans isolate KBUSLIRL chromosome 5, ASM5000362v1, whole genome shotgun sequence:
- the Arf6 gene encoding ADP-ribosylation factor 6, translating into MGKLLSKIFGNKEMRILMLGLDAAGKTTILYKLKLGQSVTTIPTVGFNVETVTYKNVKFNVWDVGGQDKIRPLWRHYYTGTQGLIFVVDCADRDRIDEARTELHRIINDREMRDAIILIFANKQDLADAMKPHEIQEKLGLTRIRDRNWYVQPSCATTGDGLYEGLTWLTSNHKL; encoded by the exons ATGGGGAAAttactttcgaaaatttttggtaaCAAAGAAATGCGCATTTTAATGTTGGGACTTGATGCAGcaggaaaaacaa ctattttatacaaattaaaattagggcAATCTGTAACTACAATACCCACTGTTGGTTTTAATGTGGAAACAGTTacctataaaaatgtcaaattcaATGTCTGGGATGTTGGTGGACAAGATAAGATAAGACCACTGTGGCGACACTATTACACTG GTACGCAAGGTCTTATATTTGTTGTGGATTGTGCGGATCGTGATCGTATCGATGAAGCGAGAACAGAATTACATCGAATTATAAACGATAGGGAAATGCGAGATgccattattttaatatttgctaATAAACAAGATTTAGCGGATG caatGAAACCTCATGAGATTCAAGAAAAATTAGGTTTAACTAGAATACGAGATCGTAATTGGTATGTGCAACCTTCCTGTGCAACAACCGGTGATGGCTTATACGAAGGTCTAACGTGGCTTACATCCAATCATAAATTATGa